One Papaver somniferum cultivar HN1 chromosome 10, ASM357369v1, whole genome shotgun sequence genomic window carries:
- the LOC113315353 gene encoding uncharacterized protein LOC113315353, which yields MHNRIATDDNMKVQGADVVNCCNLCPSPCCNETQSHLFFQCAFANALWSWVVQVFTHQLDCVDVNSLFTSVRRFRGWSQSNNLLWIATVSCIWIIWYCRNRLRFENCFTYSTLAIIYLKSLIVESSRHSGGFSFYTAADKVILDFPGIKRLPPRLPKAIIVKWQPPLPGWIKANIDGCSLGNPDPSGCGVTFRDSNGLVKGCLAQNLSFNDSSCAELWGAIHALRIACTKKIQRLWLKCDSTFVLQAIRNPNLVPRTISTHWHNCLKFTSSIQFMCTHIYREGNSVADLLAKHGALSESRWWFEPPEFTRQNLIIDNSVLPFYRFLNM from the coding sequence ATGCATAATAGAATTGCTACTGACGACAATATGAAAGTGCAAGGTGCTGATGTTGTTAATTGCTGCAATTTATGCCCCTCTCCTTGCTGTAATGAAACTCAATCCCATCTTTTCTTTCAGTGTGCTTTCGCTAATGCTTTATGGAGCTgggttgtgcaggtgtttacacATCAGTTGGACTGTGTAGATGTCAATTCACTTTTTACTTCGGTAAGAAGATTTAGAGGTTGGTCTCAATCAAATAATCTTCTCTGGATAGCTACGGTGAGCTGCATATGGATCATTTGGTACTGTCGTAATAGACTAAGGTTTGAGAATTGCTTTACTTATTCAACTCTGGCCATTATCTACTTGAAATCCCTAATTGTTGAATCGAGTAGACATAGTGGTGGTTTCTCTTTTTACACTGCTGCAGACAAGGTCATTCTGGATTTTCCGGGCATTAAAAGACTTCCTCCTAGGCTGCCAAAAGCTATCATCGTTAAATGGCAGCCTCCTCTTCCTGGTTGGATTAAAGCCAACATCGATGGATGTTCTTTGGGTAATCCAGACCCTTCTGGTTGTGGAGTGACTTTTCGAGACTCTAATGGTCTGGTTAAAGGATGCTTGGCTCAAAACTTGAGTTTTAATGATTCTTCTTGCGCCGAGCTTTGGGGAGCTATTCACGCTCTTCGTATAGCCTGTACAAAGAAAATTCAGCGTCTCTGGCTTAAGTGTGACTCTACATTTGTCTTACAGGCTATCAGAAATCCGAATTTGGTCCCCCGGACTATTTCTACTCACTGGCACAATTGCTTAAAATTTACATCTTCTATCCAATTTATGTGTACTCATATTTACCGGGAAGGTAACTCGGTGGCTGACCTTTTAGCCAAGCATGGCGCACTGTCTGAGTCTCGCTGGTGGTTTGAACCTCCAGAATTCACAAGGCAGAATCTCATCATAGATAATTCTGTTTTACCGTTTTACCGCTTTCTTAATatgtaa
- the LOC113318827 gene encoding gibberellin-regulated protein 6-like, which translates to MATSMMKFVALLLLALFAISMIESTQVLARGNNYGPGTVQPSQCKARCSTRCSKTKNHFPFCMESCMPCCKRCACVPPGFSGNKPVCPCYNNMKTHRGTPKCP; encoded by the exons ATGGCAACCAGCATGATGAAGTTTGTGGCTCTTTTACTTTTGGCACTCTTTGCCATCTCCATGATCGAATCTACTCAG GTTTTGGCCAGAGGA AATAATTATGGACCAGGAACCGTGCAACCATCCC AATGCAAAGCGAGATGCTCGACGAGGTGTAGCAAGACAAAGAACCATTTCCCATTCTGCATGGAATCATGCATGCCCTGCTGCAAGAGATGTGCCTGTGTGCCTCCAGGTTTTTCTGGTAACAAGCCCGTTTGCCCTTGTTACAACAACATGAAGACCCACAGAGGAACACCAAAGTGCCCATAA